In Methanomassiliicoccales archaeon, the DNA window AGAAGAGTAACTACTTCTTTTTCTTCTTGATTCTGATATTGGCAATATCTCCAAGTGTTGGCTCGTAGTCCTTTGGTATACTCATCTTCTCCTTAATTTCCTCTTCGACCCTTTCAATGAGTTTTATTTTAAAGTAGCGCTCCAACTTCTTCGCCTCATCTATTGTGGGTATATACTCCCCATGTGCTATTCTTCTGATTAAATTCGTAGAAAGGCCCACCTTATGGGAAAGTTCTTCATAGCTTAACCCGCTCTTTTGAATGGCCTCTCTCACTCTATCCGCATAATCTTCCACTATATCCTCTGTATAAAGTGGTTTTTGCCTTTCTGGAGCTGATTTGGGTTTTGGTTTTGGGGCGTATCT includes these proteins:
- a CDS encoding TIGR00270 family protein is translated as MAKAKPRICEICGAEIRGKGHTVKIEGAELLVCHRCYEKYGRKKPGTWSPMPTGREPMRRYAPKPKPKSAPERQKPLYTEDIVEDYADRVREAIQKSGLSYEELSHKVGLSTNLIRRIAHGEYIPTIDEAKKLERYFKIKLIERVEEEIKEKMSIPKDYEPTLGDIANIRIKKKKK